A window from Pontibacillus yanchengensis encodes these proteins:
- a CDS encoding alpha/beta fold hydrolase translates to MNQFHKEQKWLAHYGVNISYQYYSSSPAPKPAIVFVHGLFSSKFCYRFMIPELLEHFDIFTFDYPPFGDSDKSCTYHFTYQNFANIIVELLDKHNIPKATIAGHSMGGQIALLCAHLFPERVENLILFAPSTYIKKANKIMHTVTMLPFFPFLLKRFLYKKGAYEALIECVYDPQMINKEMIQEYMRPFLKEEMFQCLSKMIRDREGDLTSEYLQKINSECLVFWGKEDRVLPVSLGYQLVQDLPAASLETFEKIGHLLPEEIPFILTDKIKQFCTSQKRATS, encoded by the coding sequence GTGAATCAGTTTCACAAAGAACAAAAATGGTTAGCTCACTATGGAGTTAATATCTCGTATCAATATTATTCCTCCTCTCCTGCACCAAAGCCTGCCATTGTATTTGTCCATGGATTATTTTCTTCTAAGTTTTGCTACCGATTTATGATACCTGAGCTATTGGAACATTTTGATATATTTACGTTCGACTACCCTCCTTTTGGTGATTCGGACAAATCATGCACCTATCATTTCACGTATCAAAATTTCGCAAACATAATCGTGGAATTATTGGACAAACACAACATACCAAAAGCAACTATTGCAGGTCATTCTATGGGAGGACAGATTGCTCTATTATGTGCTCATTTGTTTCCAGAAAGGGTTGAAAATCTCATTTTATTTGCCCCATCCACTTATATAAAAAAAGCAAATAAAATTATGCACACCGTAACAATGCTACCTTTTTTTCCCTTCTTATTAAAACGATTCCTGTATAAAAAAGGGGCGTACGAAGCATTAATCGAGTGTGTGTATGACCCTCAAATGATTAATAAAGAGATGATACAAGAATATATGCGTCCATTCTTAAAGGAAGAAATGTTTCAATGTTTATCGAAAATGATACGAGATCGAGAAGGGGATTTAACTTCCGAGTATTTGCAAAAAATTAATTCAGAGTGTCTGGTTTTTTGGGGAAAAGAAGATCGAGTATTACCCGTTTCTTTAGGGTACCAGCTTGTTCAAGACCTCCCGGCCGCTTCCCTTGAAACGTTTGAGAAGATTGGTCACTTATTACCAGAAGAAATCCCCTTTATTTTGACGGATAAAATCAAACAATTTTGCACCTCACAAAAAAGAGCGACCTCTTAG
- the yugI gene encoding S1 domain-containing post-transcriptional regulator GSP13, with amino-acid sequence MPKFEEGQVLDGKVTGIQPYGAFVALDDEVQGLVHISEVTHGYVKDINEHLTVGDEVKVKILNIDEQKGKYSLSIRATQEAPQQQPKQRKQKPQQQQNHQVQSQDDAPAGFNTLKDKLDEWIDQSKERENTYRK; translated from the coding sequence ATGCCAAAGTTTGAAGAAGGTCAAGTACTAGACGGAAAAGTTACAGGTATTCAGCCATATGGTGCATTCGTAGCACTAGATGATGAAGTTCAAGGATTAGTTCATATTTCTGAGGTTACTCATGGATATGTGAAAGATATTAATGAACATCTTACTGTTGGAGATGAAGTAAAAGTTAAAATCTTAAACATTGATGAACAAAAAGGAAAATATTCCTTATCCATTCGTGCAACACAAGAAGCTCCACAACAACAACCTAAGCAGCGTAAACAAAAGCCTCAACAGCAACAAAATCATCAAGTACAATCACAGGATGATGCTCCAGCTGGCTTCAACACGTTGAAAGATAAGCTTGATGAATGGATTGATCAATCAAAAGAACGTGAAAATACGTATCGCAAATAA
- a CDS encoding MalY/PatB family protein → MSRFNQVTDRMNTRSVKWDLTESLFKSEEVLPMWVADMDFQIPKAVTDAIADRAAHGIFGYTVTDEKIHQSIKNWLSKQHDWNINTKWLSYSPGVVPSLHTMMEALTDKDDQILIQTPVYPPFYDVIKNHERTIVKNPLHQQDGKYEIDFDDFEKKLKQGVKAFILCNPHNPVGRVWTKEELQKMANLCLKHNVMIFSDEIHADLIFPGHKHIPIASLSDDIAQSTITCLSPTKTFNLAGLQVSYIVTPDAEYRKKVNDQFGLQGIKMLNTLGITALEAAYDHGDEWLEELISVLEDHKKYLMDTIHSQTNQIQVVEPEGTYLVWLDCRGLGLSHEELKSFMQEKAKIGLNDGASFGEEGEGFMRINIACPRPILEDGVQRILQAIHSKE, encoded by the coding sequence ATGTCACGATTTAATCAAGTCACCGATCGTATGAACACACGCTCAGTTAAATGGGACCTTACAGAAAGTTTATTTAAGAGTGAAGAAGTCCTACCTATGTGGGTAGCGGATATGGACTTTCAAATACCTAAAGCAGTAACTGATGCGATTGCAGACAGAGCAGCTCATGGAATTTTTGGATACACCGTTACAGACGAAAAAATTCATCAATCTATCAAAAATTGGCTTTCCAAACAACATGATTGGAATATAAATACAAAGTGGTTATCCTATAGCCCAGGTGTAGTCCCTTCTCTACATACTATGATGGAAGCACTAACAGATAAAGATGATCAAATACTAATACAAACACCTGTCTACCCTCCTTTTTATGATGTAATAAAAAATCACGAGCGAACCATTGTGAAAAATCCATTACATCAACAAGATGGTAAATACGAAATTGACTTTGATGATTTTGAAAAAAAACTAAAACAAGGCGTAAAGGCTTTTATTCTTTGCAATCCCCATAACCCCGTAGGAAGAGTGTGGACCAAAGAAGAACTTCAAAAAATGGCTAACCTTTGTCTGAAGCATAATGTAATGATTTTTTCTGATGAGATTCATGCAGACTTGATTTTCCCAGGTCATAAACACATACCAATTGCTTCATTATCAGATGATATTGCGCAGTCTACAATTACATGCCTATCCCCGACGAAAACGTTCAACCTAGCAGGTCTACAAGTGTCCTATATCGTTACACCTGATGCAGAATATCGAAAAAAGGTTAATGACCAATTCGGACTCCAAGGTATCAAAATGCTCAACACTCTTGGTATAACAGCGTTAGAAGCTGCCTATGATCACGGAGATGAATGGCTTGAAGAATTAATCAGTGTATTAGAAGATCATAAAAAATATCTAATGGATACTATTCATTCTCAAACAAACCAAATTCAAGTCGTTGAGCCAGAGGGAACGTACTTAGTTTGGCTTGATTGTAGAGGGTTAGGATTATCTCATGAAGAATTAAAATCATTTATGCAGGAGAAAGCAAAAATCGGCCTAAATGATGGAGCCTCTTTTGGTGAAGAAGGAGAAGGCTTCATGCGCATAAATATCGCCTGCCCACGCCCCATCTTAGAGGATGGAGTTCAACGTATTTTACAGGCGATTCATAGCAAAGAGTAA
- the map gene encoding type I methionyl aminopeptidase produces the protein MITRKSKREIELMHEAGKLVASCHKEVKKMIKPGISTTEIDQFVEDYLAKHGATPEQKGFRGYQFATCASINDEICHGFPRKEPLQEGDIVTIDMVANLNGALADSAWSYSVGNIEPEVQRLLSVTEKALWKGIEQAVIGNRTGDIGHAIQTYVEGEDYSVVRDFTGHGLGPTIHEEPSIFHYGSPHTGTRLKEGMVITIEPMVNIGDWHAIKDDNGWTARTLDESLSAQYEHTIAITKDGPLILTQL, from the coding sequence ATGATTACAAGAAAAAGCAAGCGAGAGATTGAGCTAATGCATGAAGCAGGTAAACTTGTAGCGTCCTGTCATAAAGAGGTCAAAAAAATGATTAAACCTGGGATATCCACGACTGAAATAGATCAGTTTGTAGAAGATTATTTAGCGAAGCATGGTGCTACACCAGAACAAAAGGGGTTTAGAGGCTATCAATTTGCAACATGCGCTTCGATAAACGATGAAATTTGTCACGGTTTTCCCAGAAAGGAACCGTTACAGGAAGGTGATATTGTTACCATTGATATGGTTGCCAACTTAAATGGTGCCCTAGCTGATTCGGCATGGAGTTATTCGGTAGGTAATATAGAGCCTGAAGTACAAAGACTCTTATCTGTTACAGAAAAAGCACTTTGGAAAGGGATAGAACAAGCTGTCATCGGAAATCGTACGGGCGACATTGGTCACGCTATTCAAACATATGTTGAAGGGGAAGATTATTCAGTCGTACGAGATTTTACAGGCCATGGTCTTGGACCGACTATTCATGAAGAGCCTTCCATCTTCCACTATGGATCTCCACATACTGGTACACGACTAAAAGAGGGGATGGTCATTACAATCGAGCCCATGGTTAATATTGGGGACTGGCATGCTATCAAAGATGATAATGGGTGGACAGCTCGCACATTGGACGAAAGTTTGTCTGCCCAATATGAACATACAATCGCTATTACAAAAGACGGACCTCTCATTCTTACCCAATTATAA
- a CDS encoding superoxide dismutase family protein — translation MRKTLLIMGLAVGLILIAGCSTQNRSALEIEMYNSSDDSLGTAKLTEGPDGVNIKLSLTGLTPGLHGIHVHEFPKCESPDFKSAGSHLNPDGKEHGLMDPNGAHLGDMPNIEADEDGTVKTEVSVKGATLKDGKKSLLRNDGTSLIIHDGVDDGLTQPAGDAGERVACGKIQVSEAQKQDTPSDPSQDGDEKKKEEG, via the coding sequence ATGAGAAAAACATTGTTGATCATGGGTTTGGCAGTGGGACTAATATTGATAGCTGGTTGTAGTACTCAGAATCGATCCGCGCTTGAAATTGAGATGTATAATAGCTCAGACGACTCGTTAGGTACAGCTAAATTAACAGAAGGTCCGGATGGGGTGAACATAAAGCTCTCCTTAACTGGATTGACACCTGGTCTACACGGGATACATGTTCATGAATTCCCAAAATGTGAATCCCCTGACTTTAAGTCGGCTGGTAGCCACCTTAATCCTGATGGGAAAGAACATGGATTGATGGACCCTAATGGTGCGCACCTTGGAGACATGCCTAATATAGAAGCAGATGAAGATGGAACGGTAAAAACAGAGGTCAGTGTTAAAGGTGCTACATTAAAAGACGGAAAAAAATCGTTACTACGCAATGATGGTACTTCATTGATAATTCATGACGGAGTAGACGATGGTTTGACCCAGCCTGCTGGAGATGCAGGAGAGCGAGTTGCTTGTGGGAAAATTCAAGTGAGTGAAGCTCAAAAACAAGACACTCCGTCCGACCCTAGTCAAGATGGAGATGAAAAGAAGAAAGAAGAAGGATAA